The proteins below are encoded in one region of Silene latifolia isolate original U9 population chromosome 2, ASM4854445v1, whole genome shotgun sequence:
- the LOC141643450 gene encoding L-ascorbate oxidase-like, translating to MKYSFFFTLLLIIFGLITISTVEAKTVYYKWDVKYEFKSPDCFKKLTITVNGISPGPTITAQQGDTVVVEVTNNMITENLAIHWHGIRQFGTPWSDGTAGVSQCPIVPGETFVYKFIVDRAGTYLYHAHYGMQREAGLNGMIVVSLPDGQFEPFTYDFDRSVLLTDWWHNSTFEAATGLSSIPFVFVGEPRSLLIQGRGRFNCSSVNTPADPTICNATSPDCAPFVLTVVPGKTYRLRIGSLTALSALSFAIEGHNMTVVEADGHYVEPFEVQNLFIYSGETYSVLIKANQDPSRNYWVTTNVVSRQPETTTGLAIFNYNPNTTEQKPPTIPTTGPLWNNADPRVAQSLAIKARQGFIEPPPPTSDRVIVLLNTQNKVNGFLHWTVNNVAISLPSTPYLVALGEKRLKGKLHQVFDQGSPPDKYDYKNYNINIPPVNQNGTSSNAIYRLKFDTTIDIVLQNAKSLANNSETHPWHLHGHDFWVLGYGKGKFDPSNDYKKYNLVDPIQKNTVPIHPDRWTAIRFKANNPGVWLFHCHIESHFYMGMGIVFEEGIKRVGKLPSSIMGCGESKLLIKP from the exons ATGAaatattcatttttttttactCTACTTCTCATAATCTTTGGTCTAATAACAATTTCAACTGTCGAGGCTAAAACTGTATATTATAAATGGGACGTTAAGTATGAATTTAAATCCCCAGATTGTTTTAAAAAGTTGACAATTACTGTCAATGGCATATCCCCTGGTCCGACCATCACTGCTCAACAAGGCGACACGGTTGTCGTCGAGGTTACAAATAACATGATAACCGAGAACCTTGCCATTCATTGGCACGGTATTCGTCAG TTTGGAACACCGTGGTCAGACGGAACTGCCGGAGTGTCACAATGTCCCATTGTTCCTGGAGAGACATTCGTGTACAAATTTATCGTCGACAGA GCGGGCACATACTTGTACCATGCTCATTATGGTATGCAAAGAGAAGCGGGTTTGAATGGCATGATCGTTGTATCGCTTCCTGATGGACAATTTGAACCTTTCACTTACGACTTTGATCGTAGCGTTTTATTAACTGATTGGTGGCACAATAGCACCTTTGAGGCCGCCACCGGATTGTCTTCAATCCCATTTGTCTTTGTTGGTGAACCTCGG TCTTTACTTATTCAAGGAAGAGGTCGATTCAATTGCTCATCCGTCAATACACCGGCGGACCCCACGATATGTAATGCCACCAGTCCCGACTGCGCCCCATTTGTCTTAACTGTTGTCCCGGGCAAAACATACCGTTTACGGATTGGTAGTCTTACTGCCTTGTCTGCTCTTAGCTTTGCTATAGAG GGACACAACATGACGGTAGTTGAAGCAGACGGACACTACGTTGAACCGTTTGAGGTCCAAAACTTGTTCATATACTCCGGAGAGACGTACTCGGTTTTAATTAAAGCCAACCAAGACCCATCCCGGAACTATTGGGTCACAACTAATGTGGTAAGCCGACAGCCCGAAACAACGACTGGGCTGGCCATCTTCAACTACAATCCAAACACAACGGAACAAAAGCCGCCCACAATTCCAACCACTGGACCTCTATGGAACAACGCAGATCCAAGGGTAGCCCAAAGCTTAGCAATTAAAGCCCGGCAAGGGTTCATCGAACCCCCGCCTCCCACCTCTGACCGGGTGATCGTGTTACTCAACACGCAAAACAAGGTTAACGGGTTCTTACATTGGACCGTAAACAATGTCGCAATCTCCTTACCATCAACACCTTATTTAGTGGCCCTTGGGGAGAAAAGGCTAAAGGGAAAACTCCATCAAGTCTTCGATCAAGGGTCTCCACCTGATAAATACGATTATAAAAATTACAACATAAATATCCCACCTGTTAACCAAAATGGCACCTCTAGCAATGCTATATATAGGCTCAAGTTTGATACAACAATCGATATCGTGTTACAAAATGCAAAATCCCTGGCAAACAATAGTGAGACTCACCCTTGGCATCTTCATGGGCATGACTTTTGGGTGTTGGGATATGGTAAAGGTAAGTTTGACCCCTCTAATGATTATAAGAAGTACAACCTTGTGGACCCTATACAAAAGAACACGGTCCCCATTCATCCGGATAGGTGGACCGCTATCCGTTTTAAGGCGAATAACCCAGGAGTATGGCTATTTCATTGTCATATAGAGTCCCATTTCTACATGGGTATGGGAATTGTATTCGAGGAAGGTATCAAAAGGGTTGGGAAATTGCCCTCGTCTATCATGGGTTGTGGTGAAAGCAAGCTTCTTATCAAACCCTAA
- the LOC141631325 gene encoding heavy metal-associated isoprenylated plant protein 23-like, with the protein MGIVSELMGGRHKHKKKIKQFQTVELKVRIDCDGCQLKVKKALSSLSGVKTVEINRKQQKVTVTGYVEAKKVLKKAQSTGKKTEIWPYVPYNLVAQPYAVMAYDKKAPPGYVRRVDYMDNPQTGTIARFNQDPYVMMFSDDNPNACSIM; encoded by the exons ATGGGCATTGTCTCGGAATTGATGGGTGGAAGGCATAAACATAAGAAGAAGATTAAACAATTTCAGACTGTTGAGCTCAAAGTCAGAATTGATTGTGATGGTTGCCAACTTAAGGTCAAAAAAGCTCTGTCCTCCCTCTCAG GGGTGAAAACAGTAGAAATAAACAGAAAGCAGCAAAAAGTGACAGTAACAGGATACGTGGAGGCGAAGAAAGTACTAAAGAAGGCGCAGTCAACAGGAAAAAAGACGGAGATATGGCCATATGTGCCGTACAACCTGGTGGCTCAGCCGTATGCTGTGATGGCTTACGACAAGAAAGCTCCCCCTGGTTATGTCAGGAGGGTGGATTACATGGACAACCCTCAAACTGGAACCATTGCTCGATTTAATCAGGATCCTTATGTTATGATGTTCAGTGATGATAATCCTAATGCTTGTTCTATAATGTAA
- the LOC141641688 gene encoding uncharacterized protein LOC141641688, producing the protein MSAMIRDLKVWRARSADEEQIVNVLRSLPSNTEEWKNFKLLIAHSENVKTFAELAKHVEMEVERQKALSPSTPAVALAVQGTSKNNKGKKPKGRRPNQTPGPRGGVQKQHKAKGCKETNVARVKCYNCGKKGHFARDCSEPKKIREQAST; encoded by the exons ATGAGTGCCATGATACGTGATCTAAAGGTCTGGCGGGCGAGAAGTGCCGATGAGGAACAGATAGTGAATGTGCTTCGCTCTCTACCTTCTAACACTGAAGAGTGGAAGAATTTTAAACTCCTCATAGCTCATAGTGAGAATGTGAAGACATTTGCTGAGCTAGCTAAGCATGTCGAAATGGAAGTAGAGCGCCAAAAGGCGCTAAGTCCTTCCACTCCTGCTGTTGCTCTTGCTGTTCAAGGTACGTCCAAGAACAACAAAGGGAAAAAGCCAAAGGGTCGTCGCCCTAATCAAACTCCTGGACCACGTGGTGGTGTCCAAAAACAACACAAGGCAAAAGGCTGTAAAGAGACAAATGTGGCACGTGTGAAGTGCTACAACTGTGGAAAGAAGGGACATTTTGCTCGTGATTGTTCCGAGCCAAAGAAG ATTCGGGAGCAAGCAAGCACATAG